One genomic region from Pontibaca methylaminivorans encodes:
- a CDS encoding glycosyltransferase gives MNPPSASLVAVVVTHNRLAHLRRTLGRLLDSGPDMLTAVLVVDNASSDGTGDWLAEPEDPRLEVVTSPRNLGGAGGFELAMREAVARFDPDWILLMDDDGRPEPGALAVFHAGDRSGWDAWAAAVRHPDGRICDINRPSINPFWNRAAFLRTLRGGGREGFHLGPADYEGTALRAVDGVSFVGLFLSRAAVLRAGYPDGRLFVYGDDVLYTLHLRRLGGRIAFDPALRFEHDFSTIQAHERRFRLLWKSYYHHRNLLIVYRAAAGWLFWPALLAVLPKWLLKIRHHGGERRVFLRLITRAIRDGLAQRLDATHEEILALARTGSEPGPVEEGSKSGPEKG, from the coding sequence GTGAACCCGCCTTCCGCCAGTCTCGTTGCCGTGGTGGTGACGCATAACCGCCTTGCGCATCTGCGCCGGACGCTCGGGCGGCTGCTCGACTCCGGGCCGGACATGCTCACGGCGGTGCTGGTGGTCGACAACGCGAGCAGCGACGGCACCGGGGACTGGCTCGCGGAGCCGGAGGATCCCCGCCTCGAGGTGGTGACGAGCCCGCGCAACCTCGGCGGCGCCGGCGGGTTCGAGCTGGCCATGCGTGAGGCGGTGGCGCGGTTTGATCCCGACTGGATCCTGCTCATGGATGACGACGGCCGCCCCGAACCCGGGGCGCTCGCGGTGTTCCACGCAGGCGACCGCAGCGGCTGGGACGCATGGGCGGCGGCGGTGCGTCACCCCGACGGGCGGATCTGCGACATCAACCGCCCCTCGATCAATCCGTTCTGGAACCGCGCCGCCTTCCTGCGCACGCTTCGGGGAGGGGGGCGCGAGGGGTTCCACCTCGGCCCCGCGGATTACGAGGGAACGGCGCTCAGGGCGGTGGACGGGGTTTCCTTCGTCGGGCTATTCCTGTCGCGGGCGGCGGTCCTGCGGGCCGGCTATCCCGACGGGCGGCTGTTCGTCTATGGCGATGACGTGCTTTACACTCTGCACCTGCGCCGCCTCGGCGGGCGCATCGCATTCGACCCGGCGCTGCGCTTCGAGCATGACTTCTCGACCATACAGGCGCATGAGCGCCGCTTCCGTCTCTTGTGGAAAAGCTATTACCACCATCGCAACCTGCTGATCGTCTATCGCGCGGCGGCGGGCTGGCTGTTCTGGCCGGCGCTGCTTGCGGTGCTGCCGAAATGGTTGCTCAAGATCCGCCACCATGGCGGCGAACGGCGGGTCTTTCTGCGCCTGATCACGCGCGCCATTCGCGACGGGCTGGCGCAGAGACTGGATGCGACACACGAGGAGATCCTGGCACTGGCGCGCACCGGCTCCGAACCCGGGCCGGTCGAGGAAGGGTCGAAATCCGGGCCTGAAAAGGGCTGA
- a CDS encoding ABC transporter permease: MSEPASPTADSPSHENASAMAPCPEHRPARSFATMRVIAALLLREMSTRYGKTPGGYIWSIIEPLAAIMVLSIGFALILRTPPIGTSFMLFYATGYMPYGMFNTVANMVGRSISFSKPLLQYPAVTWVDAVLARFLLNSLTSTFITLILITVILVLSDTQAVLDMIPILRAGLLALLLAFGVGVLNCAISGLFPLWEVIWSVITRPLFIASGVFFLYDDMPQLAREILWYNPLIHVIGEFRSGFYPMYIVDYVNNLFVLSVALVSLVMGLVLLGRYHREILIR; encoded by the coding sequence ATGTCAGAGCCTGCCTCTCCCACTGCTGATTCCCCGTCCCATGAAAATGCGTCCGCCATGGCGCCGTGCCCAGAGCACCGCCCGGCCCGCAGCTTCGCCACTATGCGCGTGATCGCGGCGCTGCTCCTGCGCGAGATGTCCACGCGCTATGGCAAGACTCCGGGCGGATATATCTGGAGCATCATCGAGCCCCTCGCAGCCATCATGGTGCTCAGCATCGGTTTCGCGTTGATCCTGCGCACCCCGCCGATCGGAACCAGCTTCATGCTGTTCTACGCGACCGGTTATATGCCATACGGTATGTTCAACACTGTCGCAAACATGGTGGGGCGGTCGATCTCGTTTTCGAAACCGCTTCTGCAATATCCGGCTGTAACCTGGGTCGATGCAGTGCTGGCGCGGTTCCTGCTCAACAGCCTGACCTCAACATTTATCACCCTGATCCTGATCACCGTCATCCTGGTGTTAAGCGACACACAAGCCGTGCTCGACATGATCCCGATCCTGAGGGCAGGCCTACTGGCTTTACTGCTAGCCTTTGGGGTCGGGGTGCTGAACTGCGCGATTTCGGGGCTATTTCCGCTCTGGGAAGTGATCTGGTCGGTGATCACGCGCCCCCTATTCATCGCCTCGGGAGTATTCTTCCTTTACGATGACATGCCCCAGCTCGCGCGCGAGATTCTCTGGTACAACCCCTTGATCCACGTGATCGGCGAATTTCGCTCCGGCTTCTATCCGATGTATATAGTTGATTACGTCAACAATCTTTTCGTGCTGTCAGTGGCACTAGTCAGCCTGGTCATGGGGCTTGTTCTGCTCGGCCGCTATCACCGCGAGATCCTGATCCGCTGA
- a CDS encoding sugar transporter — protein MQTRHRGLVGSFLALVMVPLFLVMLYLGLLSVDQYSSTAGFAVRQENAASGSDLVGGLAQFAGGSGIATDSDILYAFIQSQEMVTAVNQQVDLREHYTQNWPRDFAFALWPRSTLEDLIWYWRRVVRLAYDSSSGLTEIKVLAYDPDTAQKIAGIIVNESEKRINELSEQAREDTLRHARADVEEALERLRGAREAMTGFRSRTQIVDPEADIQGRMGVMNNLQQQLAEALISYDLLQGTTREDDPRMVTARKRIDVIRQRIRIERQTFASDNTDTGGLGKDYPSLISEYESLNLDREFAEQVYRASLMALESARDEAIRNSRYLAVYIKPTLAGSSQYPRRWLIFLLTGVFLLLVWAVGALIYYSIRDRS, from the coding sequence ATGCAGACCCGCCACCGCGGGCTCGTCGGCAGCTTCCTGGCCCTCGTGATGGTGCCGCTATTTCTGGTGATGCTTTATCTCGGGCTGCTTTCGGTCGATCAATACAGTTCCACCGCTGGCTTCGCGGTGCGCCAGGAAAACGCCGCCTCGGGTTCGGATCTCGTCGGTGGACTGGCGCAGTTCGCCGGCGGCAGCGGGATCGCCACCGACAGCGACATCCTTTATGCCTTCATCCAGAGCCAGGAAATGGTCACTGCGGTGAACCAACAGGTCGATTTGCGCGAGCATTATACACAGAACTGGCCGCGCGATTTCGCCTTTGCGCTCTGGCCCCGCTCCACGCTCGAGGATCTGATCTGGTACTGGCGCCGGGTGGTGCGGCTGGCTTATGATAGTTCGAGCGGACTGACTGAAATCAAAGTTCTGGCTTATGATCCCGATACAGCGCAAAAGATCGCCGGTATCATCGTCAATGAGAGCGAAAAGCGCATCAACGAACTGAGCGAGCAAGCGCGTGAGGATACGCTGCGCCATGCCCGCGCCGATGTGGAAGAGGCGCTCGAGCGGCTGCGCGGAGCCCGCGAGGCCATGACCGGCTTCCGCAGCCGCACTCAGATCGTCGATCCTGAGGCCGATATCCAGGGTCGCATGGGAGTGATGAACAACCTCCAGCAGCAGCTGGCGGAGGCGCTGATCAGTTATGATCTTCTGCAGGGCACCACCCGCGAAGATGATCCGCGCATGGTCACCGCGCGTAAGCGAATCGACGTGATCCGCCAGCGTATCCGGATTGAGCGCCAGACTTTCGCTTCGGACAACACTGATACCGGCGGCTTAGGCAAGGATTACCCGAGCCTGATCTCGGAATACGAAAGTTTGAACTTGGATCGAGAGTTCGCCGAACAGGTCTATCGTGCCTCGCTCATGGCGCTCGAATCGGCTCGTGACGAGGCGATTCGCAACAGCCGCTATCTTGCGGTCTACATCAAACCGACGCTCGCCGGATCCTCGCAATATCCGCGCCGCTGGCTGATCTTCCTGCTCACAGGGGTGTTCCTGCTGCTGGTCTGGGCGGTCGGGGCGCTGATCTATTACAGTATCCGCGACCGCAGCTGA
- a CDS encoding ABC transporter ATP-binding protein, whose translation MIHFEHLTKSFRIRGERKLVIDDLNMTLPSGRSLALLGRNGAGKSTLLQLIAGTLRPDRGRIWSDGSISWPVGFGGSFHRELTGAQNVRFIARIYGVDTDSLLEFVEDFTELGKYFHMPVRSYSSGMRSRLTFGTSMGIHFDTYLVDEVTAVGDASFKRKSKAVFRERMKTSNAIMVSHSMNQLRQFCDAGLVLEHGRISYFENLEQAIELHERMLA comes from the coding sequence ATGATCCATTTCGAACATCTCACCAAAAGCTTCCGCATCCGCGGCGAACGCAAGCTGGTGATCGACGATCTGAACATGACTCTGCCCTCGGGGCGCTCACTGGCGCTGCTGGGGCGCAATGGGGCCGGGAAATCGACCCTGCTGCAATTGATCGCCGGCACCCTGCGCCCCGATCGCGGGCGGATTTGGTCCGACGGCAGCATCTCTTGGCCGGTCGGGTTCGGCGGGTCGTTCCACCGTGAATTGACGGGGGCGCAGAATGTGCGCTTCATCGCCCGCATCTACGGGGTGGATACCGACAGTCTGCTGGAATTCGTCGAGGATTTTACCGAGCTTGGGAAATATTTCCACATGCCGGTGCGCAGCTATTCAAGCGGCATGCGCTCGCGCCTCACCTTCGGCACTTCGATGGGGATCCATTTCGATACCTACTTGGTGGACGAGGTGACCGCCGTCGGCGATGCCTCCTTCAAGCGTAAGAGCAAGGCTGTGTTCCGCGAACGCATGAAGACCTCAAATGCGATCATGGTAAGCCATTCCATGAACCAGCTCCGTCAATTTTGTGACGCGGGGCTCGTGCTTGAACACGGGCGTATTAGCTATTTCGAGAATCTGGAGCAGGCGATCGAGCTCCATGAAAGGATGCTAGCATAG